In a single window of the Pseudodesulfovibrio profundus genome:
- a CDS encoding tyrosine-type recombinase/integrase codes for MARFTLDTERVKTKKKGIVYRAWLREGRTKLASKQGFKTVREAKEWGNEKETEILQMRELEALEAERATRITFLGASNDYLDWGKSRWGKGTYCGKVGIYARFLEFLAQHHPDGIDAKLDDVPSPLIERYMYHASAQEGCSNKTGNRHCREIGAVWTHAITRGLIDGIRRTKQYIDNPTCDIKPFTVEEYSRPVPTYETVQLYRGEARPGDESDYIEIMCNTIQRGRSIRTLEWTNVKLTERKAGFKHGKRDGTITTVWIHLNDTVYEILKRRFRERETDSPFVFVNPLSGNRYQRNASLIKHLFTNIKKRLEKRLKIEIEHVTGHALRHWGSHMLDKAEVPEERIGKMLDHQRPSTTKIYLEKMRVDEGVANKLEEISKNGPRKPKYLKVVK; via the coding sequence ATGGCGAGATTCACACTGGACACGGAAAGGGTCAAGACCAAGAAAAAGGGCATCGTGTACCGCGCTTGGCTTCGAGAAGGCCGAACGAAGCTTGCAAGCAAGCAGGGGTTCAAGACGGTAAGGGAAGCCAAAGAATGGGGCAACGAGAAGGAGACGGAAATCCTCCAGATGCGGGAGCTGGAGGCCCTGGAAGCGGAGAGGGCGACCCGCATAACCTTCTTAGGCGCATCAAACGATTACCTTGACTGGGGTAAGTCGAGGTGGGGAAAAGGGACGTATTGCGGGAAGGTCGGAATCTATGCCCGATTCCTGGAATTTCTCGCACAGCACCACCCTGACGGCATTGATGCGAAGCTTGACGACGTCCCGTCACCGCTTATCGAGCGGTACATGTATCACGCCTCTGCGCAAGAGGGGTGTTCGAACAAGACAGGCAACCGGCATTGCAGGGAAATCGGGGCGGTGTGGACCCACGCCATCACCAGGGGGCTGATAGACGGGATCAGGCGGACCAAGCAATACATCGACAACCCTACCTGTGACATCAAGCCGTTCACCGTGGAAGAATACTCCCGGCCCGTGCCGACGTATGAAACGGTGCAGTTGTACCGTGGCGAGGCCCGTCCCGGTGACGAGTCGGACTACATCGAGATCATGTGCAACACGATACAGCGCGGGAGGAGCATCAGGACGCTGGAATGGACGAACGTCAAGCTGACAGAACGAAAAGCCGGATTCAAGCATGGGAAGCGGGACGGGACGATAACCACGGTCTGGATACACCTCAACGACACGGTATACGAGATCCTCAAGCGCCGGTTCCGGGAACGGGAAACCGACAGCCCGTTCGTATTTGTCAACCCACTGTCCGGGAACCGGTATCAGCGCAACGCATCGCTCATCAAGCACTTGTTCACAAACATCAAGAAGCGGCTTGAAAAGCGCCTCAAGATCGAAATCGAACACGTGACCGGTCATGCCCTGCGGCATTGGGGGTCACACATGCTCGACAAGGCCGAAGTCCCCGAGGAAAGAATCGGCAAAATGCTTGATCATCAGCGGCCGTCAACAACCAAGATCTACCTGGAGAAGATGCGGGTGGACGAGGGTGTGGCCAACAAGTTGGAAGAAATATCCAAAAACGGACCACGGAAACCGAAATACCTCAAGGTCGTCAAATAG
- a CDS encoding ribbon-helix-helix domain-containing protein, translating to MDMKTKLISIKIAHSTAAQIKRWSNQGINTTTSVIACVRYGLSVGEPLRIKVKRWKLVQIGLRIPVDLLEAVDELAEQWSVSRSEAVDIMVQNTISDSIHGVSAPLTVFLPTVRLPQKYGDNNGTR from the coding sequence ATGGATATGAAAACCAAGCTGATCTCGATCAAGATCGCCCACTCCACCGCCGCCCAAATCAAGCGGTGGAGTAACCAGGGGATCAACACAACCACATCGGTGATCGCGTGCGTTCGGTACGGATTGTCGGTCGGGGAGCCGCTCCGGATAAAAGTGAAGCGGTGGAAACTCGTCCAGATCGGCCTCCGGATCCCGGTCGACCTTCTCGAGGCGGTCGACGAACTGGCAGAGCAGTGGTCGGTGTCCAGGTCCGAGGCTGTTGATATCATGGTCCAAAACACGATCTCGGACAGTATCCACGGTGTCAGCGCACCGTTGACTGTATTCCTGCCGACTGTCAGGCTCCCGCAAAAATATGGAGACAACAATGGGACTCGCTAG
- the der gene encoding ribosome biogenesis GTPase Der — MLPIVALVGRPNVGKSTLFNRLLRKSRSITHDMPGVTRDRIYGECRMGEVRFDLIDTGGMVLESEATPELSKDFEDEIFEQAQEAITEAHAIIFVVDGKEGLTPLDRQAAEYVRRSGKPIFMLVNKIDGSEFEAELTAEFHSMGLDFMPVSAAHGYNLTDVRKRVRKFVVGLDVPSEEDDGIERGLRLTMLGRPNAGKSSIINAVIGKDRLIVSDVAGTTRDSIDVTFEKKDKRYTFVDTAGVRRRANIQDHLEKISVIRALKNAKRSDVTILTIDITLGVGRQDKRLIEFLAKEKVPFIVVVNKADLVPRKETNMALEAFRRELRIIPHVPIVMTSAHKGVGIGKLLPLAEAMRKECEIRIGTGILNRSLQAVLERQQPPVVKRRRPKFFYVTQADEEIPTFVFFCNDHTLVKQSYTRYLENQFRKMLGINTAPINIVFRSSHDKKEWEKSRGISGIGKRGPGRERMGGAKTRRHETKYKALKRKRRKDAEAEDKKNK, encoded by the coding sequence ATGTTGCCTATAGTCGCACTCGTCGGACGCCCCAATGTGGGTAAGTCCACACTTTTCAATCGTCTACTCAGAAAGTCGAGGTCCATCACCCACGACATGCCTGGGGTGACGCGCGATCGGATCTATGGGGAATGCCGCATGGGTGAAGTCCGGTTTGATCTCATCGATACCGGTGGAATGGTTCTGGAATCCGAGGCAACGCCTGAGCTCTCCAAAGATTTTGAGGACGAGATTTTCGAGCAGGCTCAAGAGGCGATCACTGAAGCGCATGCTATTATCTTCGTCGTTGATGGCAAGGAAGGACTGACACCACTGGATCGACAGGCTGCAGAGTATGTGCGCCGCTCAGGTAAGCCCATTTTTATGCTGGTCAACAAGATCGATGGCAGCGAGTTTGAAGCCGAGCTGACAGCTGAATTCCATTCCATGGGGCTGGATTTCATGCCGGTTTCTGCCGCTCACGGGTACAATCTCACTGATGTGCGTAAGCGTGTTCGTAAATTCGTCGTCGGTTTGGATGTTCCCTCAGAAGAAGATGACGGAATTGAACGCGGTCTTAGGTTGACCATGCTCGGTCGTCCCAATGCGGGCAAGTCGTCCATCATCAATGCGGTTATCGGCAAGGATCGGCTCATCGTATCTGATGTGGCTGGAACCACCCGTGACTCCATTGACGTGACCTTTGAGAAGAAAGACAAGCGATACACCTTTGTCGACACGGCTGGTGTTCGCAGGCGCGCCAATATTCAGGACCACCTTGAGAAAATCAGTGTCATCAGAGCGCTGAAGAACGCAAAGCGGTCCGATGTCACAATCCTGACCATTGACATTACCCTTGGCGTTGGGCGTCAGGATAAGCGTCTTATCGAATTTCTCGCCAAGGAGAAGGTGCCGTTTATCGTGGTGGTCAACAAGGCTGACCTCGTGCCCAGGAAGGAAACCAACATGGCGTTGGAAGCTTTCCGCCGCGAACTGCGCATCATTCCGCATGTGCCCATTGTCATGACATCTGCTCACAAGGGCGTCGGGATCGGTAAGCTCCTGCCTTTGGCTGAAGCCATGCGCAAGGAATGCGAAATCCGCATTGGTACCGGCATCCTGAACCGTTCGCTCCAGGCCGTGCTTGAGCGCCAGCAGCCGCCGGTTGTGAAGCGCAGACGTCCGAAGTTCTTTTATGTGACTCAGGCGGATGAAGAGATTCCAACATTCGTCTTTTTCTGCAATGATCACACACTGGTCAAACAGTCATATACGCGTTATCTTGAGAACCAGTTCAGGAAAATGCTGGGCATCAATACAGCCCCGATCAATATCGTGTTCCGCTCCAGTCACGACAAGAAGGAATGGGAAAAGTCGCGAGGAATCTCCGGCATTGGCAAACGTGGCCCGGGCCGCGAACGCATGGGCGGAGCCAAGACTCGTCGCCATGAGACAAAGTACAAGGCGCTCAAGCGCAAACGTCGGAAAGACGCCGAAGCAGAAGACAAAAAGAATAAATAA
- a CDS encoding IS3 family transposase (programmed frameshift) has translation MEDKSKQRVRRTQRDYTMAFKLSVVAQVEKGEMTYKQAQALYGIQGRSTVLKWLRKHGTLDWSKSMVHSRKDPKARETPVQKIKRLEKELEEEKIKTALLNKMIEISDREFGTSIRKKPYPRAARSLQRERQISLSACCRQLGVSRQSVYQAEKRHDAREAMYQEAKAMVLNVRTRMPRLGTRKLYHLLKDAFSAKGIRLGRDGLFSLLRREHMLIKRRKNYTKTTNSKHWLKKHPNLLKDVQPRCPEQVFVSDITYVNTREQTCYLSLVTDAFSRKIMGYNVSRDLSAESTTKALDAAVENKRRRVNTIHHSDRGLQYASSVYQRKLQESGMVPSMTDGYDCYQNALAERMNGILKQEFMVTKCNDFAELNTLVRESVEIYNSQRPHLSLGMRTPNDVHESGCGASPTA, from the exons ATGGAAGACAAATCCAAACAGCGAGTTAGACGCACCCAACGCGATTACACGATGGCCTTTAAATTGTCGGTTGTGGCACAGGTGGAAAAGGGCGAGATGACGTACAAGCAGGCTCAGGCTCTTTATGGTATTCAAGGGCGAAGCACTGTGCTGAAGTGGCTCAGGAAGCACGGCACCCTTGATTGGAGCAAGTCCATGGTACATTCCCGAAAAGACCCAAAAGCCAGAGAAACACCGGTCCAGAAGATCAAACGGCTGGAGAAAGAGCTTGAGGAAGAAAAGATCAAGACCGCGCTTCTCAATAAAATGATTGAGATTTCCGACCGCGAGTTTGGGACTTCTATAAGAAAAAAGC CTTACCCCCGAGCTGCACGAAGTCTTCAGAGAGAAAGACAAATAAGCTTGTCTGCTTGTTGCAGGCAGCTCGGGGTCAGTCGGCAGTCCGTGTATCAGGCTGAAAAGCGCCATGATGCACGGGAAGCCATGTATCAGGAGGCAAAGGCCATGGTCCTGAACGTGCGGACCAGGATGCCCCGCCTTGGGACTCGAAAGCTGTACCACCTGTTGAAGGACGCATTTTCCGCAAAGGGAATCAGGCTCGGACGTGATGGGTTGTTTTCCCTGCTGCGGCGAGAGCATATGCTCATCAAGCGACGGAAAAACTATACAAAGACAACCAACTCGAAGCATTGGCTAAAAAAGCATCCCAACTTGTTGAAAGATGTTCAACCGAGATGTCCTGAGCAGGTGTTCGTAAGCGACATTACCTACGTGAATACACGTGAGCAAACATGCTATCTGTCGCTGGTGACAGATGCATTCAGCCGGAAGATAATGGGATACAACGTGAGCCGGGATCTCAGTGCGGAAAGCACAACCAAAGCGCTGGACGCGGCAGTTGAAAACAAGCGAAGGAGGGTGAATACAATTCACCATTCAGATCGAGGACTCCAATACGCTTCTTCGGTCTACCAGAGAAAACTCCAGGAATCCGGCATGGTTCCTTCCATGACAGATGGCTATGACTGCTATCAAAATGCCTTGGCGGAACGGATGAATGGAATTCTGAAGCAAGAGTTCATGGTCACCAAATGCAACGACTTTGCAGAGCTCAATACCCTGGTGAGGGAATCCGTTGAGATATACAATTCACAACGGCCACATCTCAGCCTAGGAATGAGAACGCCAAACGATGTACACGAATCAGGCTGTGGGGCTAGCCCCACAGCCTGA